The following proteins come from a genomic window of Paenibacillus sp. CAA11:
- the rplU gene encoding 50S ribosomal protein L21 — protein MYAIIETGGKQYRVQEGDVLYIEKLDAADGESVTFDRVLAVSKDNGLVAGAPLVSGASVTAKVERHGKGQKVVVYKYKPKKNYKKKQGHRQPYTKVTIEKIQA, from the coding sequence ATGTACGCAATTATTGAAACTGGTGGTAAACAATACCGTGTTCAAGAAGGCGATGTTCTTTACATCGAGAAATTGGACGCAGCGGACGGAGAGAGCGTTACTTTCGACCGTGTATTGGCTGTTTCCAAAGATAACGGTTTGGTAGCAGGTGCTCCTTTGGTATCCGGCGCAAGTGTAACTGCTAAGGTGGAACGTCACGGCAAAGGTCAAAAGGTTGTCGTTTACAAGTACAAGCCAAAGAAGAACTACAAGAAGAAACAAGGTCATCGTCAACCGTACACGAAGGTGACAATTGAGAAAATCCAAGCGTAA
- a CDS encoding Rne/Rng family ribonuclease, with protein MKQMMVHCDPSYTELALLVDGRLVEYAVEYSSSKGLVGSFFKGRVVNVIPGMQAAFVDIGQKKNAFLYIDDVLHPHLEKQPKLKPPIDKLLRTGQEIVVQVVKEAMGTKGARVTTHYSLPGRFIVYMPTAGYVAVSKKIDLEHERTRLRQIGESLRAEEEGLILRTVVETEDTEAIKEELDQLRSQWREIQTKAEEASSPMLLHQDLSIVQRLMRDTYSPQTDELVMDSPQQAEEAKLFLESMLPGEKPRIRIYEGKTSIFEAHGLKVQLEKDFQRKTWLRGGGYLIWDRTEALTVIDVNTGKYIGTDSLEDTVYRTNLQAAEEIARLLRVRDIGGIIIIDFIDMQLEEHRMEVQRQLEHFMRSDRTQHHILGWTRLGLMELTRKKLRDGMGYRLLHSEESGDDFS; from the coding sequence ATGAAGCAGATGATGGTGCACTGCGACCCTAGCTATACCGAACTAGCACTTCTGGTCGATGGAAGGCTTGTAGAGTATGCGGTGGAATATTCCTCCAGCAAAGGGCTCGTAGGCAGCTTTTTTAAAGGACGTGTTGTCAATGTGATCCCCGGAATGCAAGCCGCTTTTGTCGATATTGGGCAGAAGAAGAACGCTTTCCTGTATATTGATGACGTGCTGCATCCCCACCTGGAGAAGCAGCCAAAGCTCAAGCCCCCTATTGATAAACTTTTGAGAACAGGCCAGGAAATTGTTGTACAAGTCGTAAAGGAAGCTATGGGAACCAAAGGAGCCAGGGTAACAACGCATTATTCGCTGCCCGGCCGGTTTATCGTGTATATGCCTACAGCAGGATATGTAGCAGTTTCTAAGAAAATTGACCTTGAGCATGAACGGACCAGACTCCGGCAAATCGGCGAGTCCCTGCGGGCTGAAGAGGAGGGCCTCATTTTAAGAACCGTTGTTGAAACAGAGGACACGGAGGCGATCAAGGAGGAGCTTGATCAGCTTCGCAGCCAGTGGAGAGAAATTCAGACCAAGGCAGAAGAAGCTTCGTCTCCGATGCTGCTGCATCAAGACCTTAGCATTGTGCAGCGTTTAATGCGAGACACTTATAGCCCGCAAACGGATGAACTCGTGATGGACTCTCCGCAGCAGGCAGAGGAAGCTAAGCTGTTCCTTGAGAGTATGCTGCCCGGTGAGAAGCCGCGGATTCGAATATATGAAGGAAAGACATCGATATTTGAGGCGCATGGGCTTAAGGTTCAATTGGAGAAGGATTTCCAGCGGAAAACATGGCTTCGTGGAGGAGGATATCTCATATGGGATCGCACTGAGGCCTTAACGGTTATTGATGTAAATACAGGAAAGTATATCGGTACGGATTCTTTGGAGGATACAGTTTACCGAACCAATCTGCAGGCTGCTGAAGAAATTGCTCGATTGCTTAGGGTTCGGGATATTGGAGGCATTATTATAATAGATTTTATAGATATGCAGCTGGAAGAGCACCGCATGGAAGTCCAGAGACAGCTTGAACATTTCATGCGGAGCGATCGTACACAGCATCATATTCTGGGCTGGACCAGGTTAGGGTTAATGGAACTCACTCGCAAGAAATTGCGCGATGGCATGGGCTATCGGCTTCTCCACTCCGAAGAGTCAGGAGACGACTTTAGTTAA
- a CDS encoding M50 family metallopeptidase, producing MNKLFKVKISFHPLFVIIMLASVVTGHFIELFALFGMVFVHELGHVAAARMLGVTVISVQLLPFGGVAIMEDSGNLTARKEIVIALAGPLQNLWMIGAGLLLKTLGLWSGSSLDYFIEANLILVMFNLLPVLPLDGGKICQALCSLLVPYHASLLWSSRLSVFFSALVLLYALYPLTNHGGVQLNLCMIGTFLLYSNIVDHRNIPFRFLRFLVSRERFLTGSLPVARPIVADAAKPLDKILRLLKREKYHFVYILNPQGDLVAIVPEQRLIAKYLSVKPKP from the coding sequence TTGAATAAATTATTTAAAGTTAAGATCTCCTTCCACCCGCTGTTTGTGATAATTATGCTTGCCTCAGTAGTGACGGGGCACTTTATAGAGCTATTCGCTTTGTTTGGAATGGTATTTGTTCATGAATTAGGTCATGTTGCGGCAGCGCGGATGCTGGGTGTGACCGTTATTTCTGTTCAATTACTCCCCTTCGGAGGGGTGGCTATTATGGAGGACTCGGGTAATCTAACCGCACGCAAAGAAATTGTTATTGCACTTGCCGGGCCCCTGCAAAATTTATGGATGATCGGCGCAGGATTGCTTTTAAAGACACTAGGCTTGTGGAGCGGTTCTTCCTTGGATTACTTTATCGAGGCAAATTTAATCCTTGTTATGTTTAATTTGCTGCCGGTACTGCCGTTGGATGGAGGAAAGATTTGTCAGGCGCTATGCAGTCTCTTGGTTCCGTACCATGCTTCTTTACTGTGGTCATCCCGCTTAAGCGTTTTTTTTAGTGCATTGGTGCTGCTGTATGCTCTTTATCCGCTGACTAATCATGGCGGGGTTCAGCTGAATTTATGTATGATTGGGACCTTTTTACTTTATTCCAACATTGTTGACCATCGCAATATTCCTTTTCGGTTCTTGCGATTTTTGGTAAGCCGCGAGCGCTTCCTTACGGGTTCACTGCCTGTAGCCAGACCTATTGTTGCTGATGCCGCGAAACCTTTGGACAAAATCCTGCGTCTACTTAAGAGAGAGAAGTATCATTTTGTCTACATATTAAATCCCCAAGGGGATTTGGTAGCAATCGTGCCTGAACAGCGTTTAATTGCAAAATACTTATCCGTCAAGCCCAAGCCTTAA
- a CDS encoding M23 family metallopeptidase: MDNEPNRAPFRDDYREEGLDEQKSAYVVPAALPEPDPELLWKQGRGRWREDSFLSSDSSDPPQPGRGYTWGKRFLLQTIISFLIFGACFAIQRYPMAWSLPVHAFISQSLTEEMDFRAAEAWYEEHFGGSPVFIPIFNQQGDKGQKVQAGLAFTAPVEGTVAESFALNLKGVEISPKEGWSQPIEVKSIETGRVLEVTEDAYTGKTVVVQHRGNYLSIYGRLTEVTVKEGDWLEGGDEVGILSPADNYGGSDTLYFAVKKNEHYIDPAEVVSLE; this comes from the coding sequence GTGGACAATGAACCAAACAGAGCTCCATTTCGCGATGATTATCGTGAGGAAGGGCTGGACGAGCAGAAGAGTGCTTATGTAGTTCCGGCAGCATTACCTGAACCGGACCCCGAGCTGTTGTGGAAGCAAGGGCGGGGCAGATGGCGTGAAGATAGCTTTCTGTCCTCAGACAGTTCCGATCCGCCACAGCCAGGCAGAGGATACACTTGGGGCAAAAGGTTTCTCCTGCAGACCATTATCAGCTTTCTGATTTTTGGGGCATGCTTTGCTATTCAACGGTATCCCATGGCTTGGTCATTGCCAGTTCACGCCTTTATTTCCCAATCGCTAACAGAAGAAATGGACTTTAGAGCAGCAGAAGCTTGGTATGAAGAGCACTTTGGGGGTTCTCCTGTCTTTATTCCTATATTTAATCAGCAGGGGGACAAAGGGCAGAAGGTTCAGGCTGGATTGGCGTTTACAGCACCGGTCGAGGGAACGGTGGCGGAGTCGTTTGCTCTGAACCTTAAGGGGGTTGAAATTTCCCCAAAGGAGGGTTGGAGCCAGCCGATCGAAGTGAAGAGCATAGAGACCGGACGTGTTCTTGAAGTAACCGAGGATGCTTATACCGGTAAGACGGTTGTGGTGCAGCATCGCGGGAATTATCTGTCCATCTATGGACGGCTGACCGAGGTGACAGTCAAGGAGGGGGACTGGCTGGAAGGTGGGGATGAGGTCGGAATCCTCTCGCCTGCAGATAATTATGGGGGATCAGATACGTTATATTTTGCCGTGAAGAAAAATGAGCACTATATAGATCCGGCAGAAGTGGTTTCTCTTGAATAA
- the minD gene encoding septum site-determining protein MinD gives MGEAIVVTSGKGGVGKTTTSANIGTALALLGKKVCLVDTDIGLRNLDVVMGLENRIIYDLVDVAEGRCRLNQALVKDKRFDELYMLPAAQTKDKNAISPEQVRDIILELKKEFEYVIIDCPAGIEQGFKNAIAGADQAIVVTTPENAAVRDADRIIGLLESSHISSPKLVINRIKVNMVKSGDMLDIDEILQVLNIDLVGIVPDDELVIKAANSGEPTVMNPDSRAAIAYRNIARRILGDTVPLMVLDQKKGAFSRFKKFFGMGG, from the coding sequence ATGGGAGAAGCAATTGTCGTCACTTCGGGGAAAGGCGGCGTCGGTAAGACGACGACTTCAGCCAATATTGGTACGGCGCTGGCGCTGTTAGGCAAGAAGGTCTGCTTGGTTGATACGGATATTGGTCTTCGCAATTTGGATGTAGTGATGGGGCTTGAGAACCGGATTATTTATGATTTAGTTGATGTAGCAGAAGGCCGATGCCGGCTTAATCAGGCTCTCGTCAAGGATAAGCGCTTTGATGAGCTGTATATGCTCCCTGCTGCGCAGACCAAGGATAAGAATGCGATTTCTCCCGAGCAGGTCCGGGATATCATTCTGGAGCTGAAGAAGGAGTTTGAATATGTGATCATCGACTGTCCAGCCGGAATCGAGCAGGGCTTTAAGAACGCGATTGCTGGCGCGGACCAGGCGATTGTTGTAACCACGCCCGAGAATGCGGCTGTCCGTGACGCGGATCGAATTATCGGCCTTCTTGAGAGCTCACACATCAGTTCACCTAAATTAGTGATTAACCGGATTAAGGTAAATATGGTGAAGTCCGGAGACATGCTGGATATTGATGAAATTCTTCAGGTGCTAAATATTGATCTCGTGGGGATTGTACCGGATGATGAATTGGTCATTAAAGCAGCTAACAGTGGAGAGCCTACGGTGATGAACCCGGATTCAAGGGCGGCTATTGCATATCGCAATATTGCTCGCCGAATTTTGGGGGATACAGTTCCACTAATGGTGCTCGATCAGAAAAAAGGTGCTTTTTCACGGTTTAAGAAGTTTTTTGGTATGGGTGGGTAA
- the minC gene encoding septum site-determining protein MinC has product MTVKSNHVTIKGIKDGLVFLFDDQCEYSELLSELRYKLEYSHQNILTGPIMHVDVKMGLREVTEQQKSELLDILGQKGNLLVRSVEANEPENSATQQDTFLTMSGMVRSGQILRHEGNLLFLGDVNPGGLIACTGDIFIMGALRGMAHAGMDGDESAIIAASHLAPTQLRIAEVISRPPDEWENRESVMEFAFLKDGTMQIDKISHIVRVRPDFNVFKGV; this is encoded by the coding sequence ATGACAGTGAAATCGAATCATGTGACGATCAAGGGCATCAAGGATGGCCTGGTTTTCCTGTTTGACGATCAATGTGAATATTCTGAGCTGCTAAGCGAGCTGCGCTATAAATTGGAGTACAGCCATCAAAATATTTTAACCGGTCCTATAATGCATGTTGATGTAAAGATGGGCCTGCGTGAAGTGACCGAACAGCAGAAGTCTGAGCTGCTTGATATACTTGGACAGAAGGGCAACCTGCTAGTTAGATCTGTTGAAGCTAATGAGCCGGAGAATTCGGCGACACAGCAAGACACATTCCTCACAATGAGCGGGATGGTTCGATCCGGACAAATCCTGCGGCATGAGGGCAATCTTCTGTTCCTTGGAGATGTTAATCCTGGCGGACTCATTGCCTGTACAGGAGATATATTTATCATGGGGGCGCTGAGAGGAATGGCTCATGCGGGGATGGATGGTGACGAGTCGGCCATCATCGCCGCTTCTCATCTGGCTCCGACCCAGCTGCGTATTGCTGAGGTGATCAGCCGACCGCCGGACGAATGGGAGAATAGGGAGTCTGTCATGGAATTTGCATTCCTTAAGGATGGAACGATGCAAATAGATAAGATTAGCCACATCGTTAGAGTTCGTCCAGACTTTAACGTGTTCAAAGGGGTGTAG
- the mreD gene encoding rod shape-determining protein MreD: MQKRRYLLILLLFGLFIVEGTIIPWLIPVAWQTRLIPHLVFVVILFASVYDNRHRGLVLGLVFGLLQDVVYYGSMIGAYSFAMGFSAYMIGLIFKSRRTPLPLMMFAVLIGSLLLESLLYGTYRLFELTHQTYDWALTNHMIPNMIVQFIFALAIYVPLRRWLENAGVRRSKEEAA, translated from the coding sequence ATGCAGAAGCGCCGTTATCTACTTATATTATTGTTGTTTGGCCTCTTCATCGTCGAAGGGACCATTATTCCCTGGCTTATACCGGTAGCATGGCAGACACGCCTGATTCCTCATTTAGTATTCGTGGTCATATTGTTTGCATCTGTCTATGACAACCGCCATCGTGGTTTGGTACTGGGGCTCGTGTTCGGACTGCTTCAGGACGTTGTATATTATGGATCGATGATAGGAGCTTACTCTTTTGCTATGGGCTTCTCTGCCTATATGATAGGACTCATCTTCAAATCCCGGAGAACACCGCTTCCGCTCATGATGTTTGCTGTTCTGATCGGCAGCTTGCTGCTGGAGTCTTTACTCTATGGAACCTATAGACTGTTCGAGCTAACCCATCAGACTTATGATTGGGCACTTACCAATCATATGATACCGAACATGATCGTACAGTTTATATTCGCATTGGCGATTTATGTACCGCTGCGCCGCTGGCTTGAGAATGCAGGTGTTCGTCGTTCTAAGGAAGAAGCCGCCTGA
- the mreC gene encoding rod shape-determining protein MreC: MLILFKLLGNKRLFFLLMALILFIGVMGFTVGPRVGLSWPEKFVKDTVGFVQNIFYKPAGYIAGFFEDISNLRDLEEENEQLKIALAHYTRDKAKYNYTNAQIKKLEDGLRFTQEQKARSKDDDYRIAHVLSVSNDPTNRTLVIDLGSKNGVKPDMAVTTDKGLVGTVSKVSNFTATVRLSTTLDSKDPTSNAIAATVQGKEDKSFGMVESYDQDSGYFVMTKIKTDDPLKEGDTVISSGLGGQFPKFIPIGTVKSRQKGEFGMTDTAYIEPATTFADWDIVFVVITPEAPE; encoded by the coding sequence GTGTTGATACTGTTTAAACTTCTGGGGAATAAAAGATTATTTTTCTTGCTAATGGCGCTGATCTTATTTATAGGTGTCATGGGCTTTACCGTAGGCCCCCGGGTCGGGTTGTCCTGGCCGGAGAAGTTCGTGAAAGATACCGTCGGATTCGTACAAAATATATTCTACAAGCCCGCTGGCTATATAGCGGGCTTCTTTGAAGATATTTCTAATCTTCGTGATCTCGAAGAGGAAAACGAACAGCTTAAGATTGCTTTGGCTCACTATACGCGGGATAAGGCCAAGTACAATTATACGAATGCTCAGATCAAGAAGCTCGAAGACGGACTGCGGTTCACCCAGGAGCAGAAAGCACGGAGCAAGGACGATGATTATCGTATTGCCCATGTGCTGAGCGTGAGTAACGATCCGACGAATCGTACGCTGGTTATTGATCTTGGCAGCAAAAACGGCGTCAAGCCGGATATGGCTGTTACGACAGACAAAGGGCTTGTAGGGACGGTCAGCAAGGTAAGCAATTTTACCGCAACGGTTAGACTGAGCACTACGCTGGATTCCAAGGATCCTACTTCAAATGCAATCGCAGCGACCGTACAGGGTAAGGAGGATAAATCCTTTGGCATGGTTGAGAGCTACGACCAGGATTCGGGGTATTTCGTGATGACGAAGATTAAGACGGATGATCCTCTGAAAGAGGGAGATACGGTTATTTCCTCTGGGCTTGGCGGCCAATTCCCGAAATTTATTCCGATAGGTACGGTTAAAAGTCGGCAAAAAGGCGAATTTGGAATGACGGATACGGCTTATATTGAGCCGGCTACGACTTTTGCTGATTGGGATATCGTGTTTGTAGTGATCACGCCGGAGGCTCCGGAATAA
- a CDS encoding rod shape-determining protein, whose amino-acid sequence MMGGFTKDLGIDLGTANTLVYIRGKGIVVREPSVVAIHTDNKNIVAVGESAKKMIGRTPGNIRAIRPMKDGVIADFDTTATMIKYFIRQAQKQRSIFQRHPNVMVCVPSGITAVEQRAVEDATKQAGAREAYTIEEPFAAAIGADLPVWEPTGSMVVDIGGGTTEVAVISLGGIVTSKSVRVAGDEMDESIIQYIKRQYNLMIGERTAEQLKMEIGSAMPLEQVETMEIRGRDLVTGLPKTISITSDEISEALNDTVAAMVEAVKVTLEKCPPELAADIMDRGIVLTGGGALLRNLDKLLASETGMPVIVAENPLDCVAIGTGRALENIHLFKSRNGASNRSKR is encoded by the coding sequence ATGATGGGTGGCTTTACTAAAGATTTGGGAATTGACTTGGGAACGGCAAATACGCTGGTATATATCCGCGGTAAGGGGATCGTTGTTAGAGAGCCATCCGTGGTTGCAATTCATACAGATAATAAGAATATTGTAGCTGTGGGAGAATCAGCTAAGAAGATGATCGGCAGAACGCCTGGCAATATCCGTGCGATCCGTCCGATGAAAGATGGCGTAATTGCCGATTTTGATACAACTGCAACTATGATCAAATATTTTATTCGTCAAGCACAGAAGCAGCGTTCAATTTTTCAGCGTCATCCGAACGTAATGGTATGTGTCCCGTCTGGTATAACGGCGGTAGAACAGCGTGCGGTAGAAGACGCTACAAAGCAGGCTGGCGCGAGAGAGGCCTATACGATTGAGGAGCCCTTCGCAGCTGCAATTGGAGCCGATCTTCCGGTATGGGAGCCGACCGGCAGTATGGTAGTAGATATCGGTGGAGGAACAACAGAGGTTGCAGTGATCTCTCTTGGCGGTATCGTAACCAGCAAATCGGTTCGTGTAGCCGGAGATGAAATGGATGAATCAATCATTCAATACATCAAACGGCAATATAATTTAATGATCGGTGAGAGAACAGCAGAACAGCTGAAGATGGAAATTGGCTCGGCGATGCCGCTGGAGCAAGTAGAGACGATGGAAATTCGCGGCCGCGACCTGGTGACGGGTCTGCCGAAGACGATCTCCATTACCTCTGACGAAATTTCTGAGGCGCTTAACGATACGGTTGCTGCCATGGTTGAAGCGGTCAAGGTTACTCTAGAGAAATGTCCTCCTGAGCTTGCGGCGGATATTATGGACCGCGGTATTGTACTAACGGGCGGCGGTGCCCTGCTGCGTAACCTGGACAAATTGCTGGCTAGTGAGACCGGAATGCCGGTGATTGTTGCCGAGAATCCGCTGGATTGTGTAGCGATCGGTACTGGGCGTGCACTTGAGAATATTCATTTATTCAAGTCCAGAAACGGTGCCTCCAATCGTTCTAAACGGTAA
- the radC gene encoding RadC family protein, whose amino-acid sequence MESPSYLLRDIPHEERPRERMMRYGAGALSHAELLAILLRTGTRHESAVHVANRLLARSGGIRNIVDFSVSELMQTKGIGEAKAIQLQAGIELGRRLARSAPTEATVIRSPRDAADILMEQLRYLQKEHFVCLFLNTKNHVIAQETLSIGSLNASIVHPREVFRAAIKSSSAAVICAHNHPSGDPTPSQEDIQITRRLCEAGEIVGIDVLDHLVIGDGTYVSLKEQGFM is encoded by the coding sequence ATGGAGTCGCCATCTTATTTGCTGCGCGATATCCCCCATGAAGAACGTCCAAGAGAACGCATGATGCGGTATGGTGCGGGTGCGCTTAGCCATGCAGAATTACTGGCTATATTGCTCAGAACGGGAACGCGGCATGAATCAGCCGTTCACGTTGCCAACAGGCTTTTAGCACGAAGCGGCGGTATTCGGAATATCGTCGATTTTAGTGTGAGCGAGTTAATGCAAACGAAGGGCATCGGCGAGGCCAAGGCGATTCAGCTTCAGGCCGGCATAGAGCTCGGACGCCGTCTGGCGCGTTCGGCACCTACAGAAGCCACTGTCATTCGAAGTCCGAGAGATGCTGCAGACATCCTTATGGAGCAGCTAAGATATCTACAGAAAGAGCATTTTGTTTGCTTGTTTCTAAATACTAAGAACCATGTTATTGCTCAAGAGACATTATCGATCGGGAGCTTGAACGCTTCGATTGTTCATCCTAGAGAGGTGTTCCGGGCAGCGATTAAGTCCAGCAGTGCAGCTGTCATTTGCGCTCATAACCATCCGAGCGGAGACCCTACTCCAAGCCAGGAGGATATTCAGATTACTCGCAGACTTTGTGAAGCGGGAGAAATCGTGGGGATTGATGTGCTGGATCATTTGGTTATCGGAGACGGAACATATGTAAGTTTGAAGGAGCAAGGGTTCATGTAA
- a CDS encoding Maf family protein produces the protein MEQNSRKTIILASTSPRRQELLAGLRIEFDIIPSDANEDTPAEWSPQEVVSELAQRKAKAVLGKLAPHQTDGIIIGSDTVVVRDSDILGKPKDVQEAASMIRSLQGREHTVFTGVSCLDIMSGKVLTRWRSTKVRMKSMTETQVLAYAQSGEGLDKAGAYAIQGLGAMLITEIEGDYFNVVGLPLSLLGDMLLDMGYDVLTHSGT, from the coding sequence TTGGAACAAAACAGTCGCAAAACAATTATACTTGCTTCTACCTCTCCTCGAAGACAGGAGCTCTTGGCTGGCCTGCGCATCGAATTTGACATCATTCCGAGTGATGCGAATGAAGATACGCCTGCTGAATGGAGCCCTCAAGAGGTGGTATCCGAGCTGGCGCAGCGTAAAGCAAAGGCCGTTCTGGGCAAGCTTGCTCCACACCAGACAGACGGGATCATTATCGGCAGCGATACGGTCGTTGTCCGAGATAGTGACATTCTCGGGAAACCGAAGGATGTGCAGGAGGCCGCTTCGATGATTCGCAGTCTTCAAGGCAGAGAGCATACCGTATTTACCGGTGTCTCCTGCTTAGATATAATGTCCGGTAAAGTCTTAACCCGCTGGCGCAGTACGAAGGTTCGCATGAAATCAATGACAGAAACGCAAGTGCTGGCTTATGCTCAAAGCGGTGAGGGTTTAGACAAGGCTGGAGCCTATGCAATTCAGGGATTAGGCGCTATGCTGATCACCGAAATTGAAGGGGATTACTTTAATGTCGTCGGACTCCCTTTGTCGCTGCTTGGAGACATGCTTCTTGACATGGGCTATGATGTTTTGACGCATTCTGGAACATAA